CACCGGCGCCGGGCTACGGGACGAGAGTCGTCATCCTGGGAGCCGGGGTCTCCGGTTTGGTTGCCGCCTACGAATTGTCGAAGGCGGGTTACGACTGCACGGTCTTGGAGGCCACCGGCCGCGCCGGAGGACGCAACCTCACGGCCCGGAGCGGAGACGTGATCGAGGAGGAGGACAGCCGGCAATGGGTTGACTTCGATGCCGAAGACCATCTCTACGTGAACCTTGGTCCAGCGCGCATCCCCTACCACCACACGACCATACTCGGGTATTGCCGGGAATTCGGAGTCGACCTTGAGGTCTTTACCAACGACAACCGGGCGGCTTTCTTCCACAACCAGGATCGTTTCGACGGGCCGGTCGTAGCCCGGCAGGTGATGACGGATAGCCGGGGGTATATTGCCGAACTCCTGGCCAAGGCGGTGAACCGCAACGCCCTGGACAGTGAGCTGACCGGCGAGGACAAGGAACTGATCCTTGAAATGCTCCGGAGCTATGGTGGCTTGGATCCGGATGATCTCTACGTGGGCTCAAGCCGCGGCGGTTATGTGGGACCTCATGTCCATGCCGGCCTGGTGCCGGGAGCGGTGAACGACCCCCTCGATCTAAGTCAACTGCTCAGGTCGGACTTCTGGAGATACAAGCTCCATTTCAGCCAGTTCCTCGATCAGAACCCCACCTTGTTGCAGCCCATCGGCGGAATGGACGCCATTGTGGCTGCCTTCAAAGAGCGTGTGGAGCCTCTCATCGTGTATCGGACCATCGTAGAGGAGATTCAGAATACGGCTGACGGCGTTCGTATCGTGTACCGGAGCCCGAGCGACATCGAGAGTACGACTGACGGCGTTCGTATCCAGTACGGGACTTGGAACGGCAGCATACGATCCTTGGAGGCGGACTTCGCAATCTGCACCATTCCGGCTCCGGTCCTGAGGGGCATCCCCAATAATTTCTCGCGGAGAGCGCAGAGGGCGATCGAGTCGATCGAGTTCACAAACGCGGTCAAGATCGGATTCCAGGCTCAGCGGCGTTTCTGGGAGGAAGACCATGCCATCTATGGAGGCATTTCGTGGACTGACCAGGACATTACGCAGATCTGGTATCCCGCATACGGCTATCATCGTGAAAAGGGGATCGTCCTAGGGGCCTATATCTGGGATTCCGAGCCCGGGATGCGCTACTCAGGCATGACGCCATTCGAACGCTTGCAATCTGCCATCGCCGAGGGCGAGCATATCCACACTGGCTATGGCGACGAGATGGAGTCGGGCGTGAGCCGCGCCTGGTCCAAGGTCCCATTCCAGCGGGGGGGCTGGCCGGAGAGCTACGAGCCGCCGGGACGGCTCAG
This sequence is a window from Acidobacteriota bacterium. Protein-coding genes within it:
- a CDS encoding FAD-dependent oxidoreductase; this translates as MQPKMTKRQFLQSIGAVSGVAAMYRSMDALGMASPVAAGTTQFQLTPAPGYGTRVVILGAGVSGLVAAYELSKAGYDCTVLEATGRAGGRNLTARSGDVIEEEDSRQWVDFDAEDHLYVNLGPARIPYHHTTILGYCREFGVDLEVFTNDNRAAFFHNQDRFDGPVVARQVMTDSRGYIAELLAKAVNRNALDSELTGEDKELILEMLRSYGGLDPDDLYVGSSRGGYVGPHVHAGLVPGAVNDPLDLSQLLRSDFWRYKLHFSQFLDQNPTLLQPIGGMDAIVAAFKERVEPLIVYRTIVEEIQNTADGVRIVYRSPSDIESTTDGVRIQYGTWNGSIRSLEADFAICTIPAPVLRGIPNNFSRRAQRAIESIEFTNAVKIGFQAQRRFWEEDHAIYGGISWTDQDITQIWYPAYGYHREKGIVLGAYIWDSEPGMRYSGMTPFERLQSAIAEGEHIHTGYGDEMESGVSRAWSKVPFQRGGWPESYEPPGRLRGPDGRIYFAGDQLSALPGWQEGAALAAQAAVAAIQERVTMT